One window of Sphingobacteriales bacterium genomic DNA carries:
- a CDS encoding CPBP family intramembrane metalloprotease encodes MDTLNLLSDYFLRTLPSLIIGLAFILLLGKQHLIIRIFSYILLFIVMRDVMTPLNIWDFGTEGIFWLRTVDNPVFLLLISGLSIILIVVVNKLDKEASEVYVFRKMSYIKAIGTGLIGAAIILVPMFLIYQFVPMEQRGGTVNNSSVFLLSLLVFCVSVNFLEESIYRGYFQGYIEQFFSPAKSAVLSGLLFSFSHIFLATTVTNAGWGVLAFTAFEGIIAGLIRSKAGVLASTITHGVAIFFLCSGLF; translated from the coding sequence ATGGACACATTAAACTTACTAAGCGATTACTTCCTGAGAACTCTTCCAAGTTTGATTATAGGATTAGCGTTCATCTTGCTTTTGGGAAAACAGCATTTAATCATACGGATTTTCTCATACATACTTTTGTTCATCGTTATGCGGGACGTGATGACCCCGCTAAACATTTGGGACTTTGGAACAGAAGGTATCTTTTGGCTTAGAACCGTTGACAACCCTGTTTTTCTGCTTTTAATTTCGGGTTTATCAATCATTCTCATCGTAGTTGTGAATAAACTCGATAAAGAAGCCAGCGAAGTATATGTTTTCAGAAAAATGTCTTATATCAAAGCTATTGGAACAGGGCTGATTGGTGCTGCAATTATTCTTGTTCCTATGTTTTTGATTTATCAGTTCGTTCCTATGGAACAAAGAGGCGGAACGGTAAATAACAGTTCAGTCTTTTTACTATCTCTGCTTGTATTCTGCGTGTCCGTCAATTTTTTAGAGGAAAGTATTTACAGGGGATATTTTCAAGGTTACATTGAGCAATTTTTTAGTCCGGCTAAATCGGCTGTTCTATCGGGTTTACTCTTTTCGTTCAGCCATATATTTTTAGCTACAACAGTTACCAATGCAGGTTGGGGAGTGCTCGCTTTCACCGCTTTTGAGGGAATTATTGCAGGATTGATACGCTCTAAAGCGGGTGTATTAGCTTCTACCATAACGCACGGTGTAGCAATATTTTTTCTCTGTTCAGGCTTGTTTTAA
- a CDS encoding helix-turn-helix transcriptional regulator, giving the protein MHSSFPYKSRQIIGKKIKQVREQKQLTLEQLADLLGTDRQHIWNIEAGRKNFTIDYLDKIAEALKVSQSEFLNTNI; this is encoded by the coding sequence TTGCATAGTTCTTTTCCATATAAATCAAGGCAGATTATCGGTAAAAAGATAAAGCAGGTGCGTGAGCAAAAACAACTCACGTTGGAACAGTTAGCTGATTTATTAGGAACAGACCGTCAGCATATTTGGAACATAGAAGCGGGAAGAAAAAATTTTACAATTGATTATTTAGATAAAATAGCAGAGGCGCTAAAAGTTTCACAAAGCGAATTTTTAAACACAAATATTTAA
- the cadA gene encoding cadmium-translocating P-type ATPase, with product MEHKHIYDAQGKQLCCTQEEKIYTQAGAEDLIKQPHEHSEDEEHDHSHSENSAMKMFVPSIVSLVLLLIAIYFDNFLKPEWFTGWVRIVWYVVAYIPVGLPVIKEAFESIGKGEIFSEFLLMSIATIGAFAIGEYPEGVAVMLFYSVGEVFQTLAVKRAKANIKSLLDQRPDEVTVLKNNQPQTVKAENVNIGEIIQLKSGEKLGLDGELLSETASFNTAALTGESKPDTKSKGETVLAGMINLNTVAQVKVTTAYTDSKLSKILELVQNATSQKAPTELFIRKFAKIYTPIVVFLAVAICLLPYFFVADYQLKDWLYRALVFLVISCPCALVISIPLGYFGGIGAASKNGILFKGSNFLDALANIRNVVMDKTGTMTEGVFKVQEVIFDNEFNQAEILQMVNALESHSTHPIATAIYEYVGKINSEIKLENTEEIAGHGLRTSINGKELLVGNFKLMNKFFITYGIDPNTIVYTVIAVAYDKKFVGYITIADSIKEDAQLTIDKLKSLNVKSTMLSGDKSTVVKFVAEKLGITNAFGDLLPEDKVSKVKEIKAKNETVAFVGDGVNDAPVVALSDVGIAMGGLGSDATIETADVVIQDDKPSKIPMAINIGKQTKKIVWQNITLAFAVKGIVLVLGAGGLATMWEAVFADVGVALLAILNAVRIQQMKFN from the coding sequence ATGGAACATAAACACATTTACGATGCACAAGGAAAGCAGCTTTGTTGCACACAGGAAGAAAAAATCTACACCCAAGCAGGTGCAGAAGATTTAATCAAACAACCGCACGAACACAGCGAAGATGAAGAACACGACCACAGCCACAGCGAAAACAGTGCAATGAAAATGTTTGTGCCAAGCATTGTTTCGTTAGTGCTTTTACTCATTGCTATTTACTTTGATAATTTTCTGAAACCAGAATGGTTTACAGGTTGGGTAAGGATTGTTTGGTATGTAGTGGCTTATATTCCTGTGGGTTTACCCGTAATAAAAGAAGCATTTGAAAGCATTGGTAAAGGCGAGATATTTTCAGAGTTTTTGCTGATGAGCATTGCCACTATCGGAGCATTTGCCATTGGCGAATATCCCGAAGGCGTTGCCGTAATGTTGTTCTATTCCGTTGGCGAAGTGTTTCAAACTTTAGCCGTAAAAAGAGCCAAAGCAAACATCAAGTCATTGCTTGACCAACGCCCTGATGAAGTAACCGTTTTAAAAAACAACCAGCCGCAAACAGTAAAAGCGGAAAACGTAAACATTGGCGAAATCATACAATTAAAGTCAGGCGAAAAATTAGGATTAGATGGAGAACTGTTATCAGAAACAGCATCATTCAACACAGCAGCTTTGACAGGCGAAAGCAAACCCGATACTAAATCAAAAGGCGAAACCGTATTAGCAGGAATGATTAACCTGAACACCGTTGCACAGGTAAAAGTTACCACTGCATACACCGACAGTAAGTTGAGCAAGATTTTGGAATTGGTTCAAAATGCCACTTCTCAAAAAGCGCCCACAGAATTATTTATCAGAAAGTTTGCAAAAATCTATACGCCAATAGTTGTGTTTTTAGCCGTTGCAATATGCTTGCTCCCCTATTTTTTCGTGGCAGATTATCAACTCAAAGATTGGCTTTACAGGGCTTTGGTATTCTTGGTTATTTCTTGTCCTTGTGCATTAGTGATAAGTATTCCGTTGGGTTATTTCGGTGGAATTGGTGCAGCAAGTAAAAACGGAATACTGTTTAAAGGAAGTAATTTTTTAGATGCTCTTGCCAATATCCGAAATGTAGTAATGGATAAAACAGGCACAATGACCGAAGGCGTTTTTAAGGTTCAGGAAGTGATTTTTGACAATGAATTTAATCAAGCTGAAATTCTGCAAATGGTCAATGCTTTGGAAAGCCACAGCACACACCCTATTGCAACCGCCATTTACGAATATGTTGGAAAAATAAACAGCGAAATCAAATTAGAAAATACCGAAGAAATCGCAGGACACGGATTGAGAACAAGCATAAACGGCAAAGAATTATTAGTAGGAAATTTTAAGCTGATGAATAAATTTTTTATCACTTATGGCATTGACCCTAACACCATTGTTTACACAGTAATTGCAGTGGCTTACGATAAAAAGTTTGTCGGTTATATCACCATTGCCGACAGCATAAAAGAAGATGCACAACTTACAATTGACAAATTGAAATCACTCAATGTAAAATCAACAATGTTGAGTGGCGACAAATCAACAGTAGTAAAATTTGTTGCAGAAAAATTGGGTATCACTAATGCGTTTGGCGATTTACTGCCCGAAGATAAAGTAAGCAAGGTAAAAGAAATAAAAGCCAAAAATGAAACCGTTGCCTTTGTCGGGGACGGTGTGAATGACGCACCTGTTGTGGCATTAAGTGATGTAGGTATTGCAATGGGTGGTTTAGGAAGCGATGCCACCATTGAAACTGCCGATGTGGTAATACAAGATGATAAGCCGAGTAAAATTCCTATGGCAATCAACATCGGTAAGCAGACAAAGAAAATCGTTTGGCAAAATATCACATTGGCATTTGCAGTAAAAGGAATTGTATTAGTGCTTGGCGCAGGCGGTTTGGCTACAATGTGGGAAGCCGTTTTTGCTGATGTGGGTGTGGCATTGTTAGCTATACTGAACGCAGTAAGAATACAACAAATGAAGTTTAACTAA
- a CDS encoding HXXEE domain-containing protein yields the protein MKKSVLTIILAFLFTVTVLSLGYISFGFWTTLIFTSGFLGGFVLWLFIPATPSFATIKVPYWLSFALFIAHRVEEKVCGFFARLAEITGTPTPEITSVSVILLVLASVVAWLLVPFLVSRQYAFGYYLAWTFFAAMGITELAHFIFPLFTKEPYGYFPGMASVFFLAPVAWWGMYRLSRKHMI from the coding sequence ATGAAAAAATCAGTTTTAACTATCATACTGGCATTTCTTTTTACAGTAACGGTTCTCTCTCTGGGATATATCTCGTTCGGGTTTTGGACAACGCTCATCTTCACTTCTGGCTTCTTAGGCGGTTTCGTCTTGTGGCTTTTTATACCTGCCACACCATCGTTTGCCACAATAAAAGTTCCCTATTGGCTCTCATTTGCTTTGTTCATAGCTCACCGCGTAGAGGAAAAGGTATGTGGGTTCTTTGCCCGACTTGCTGAAATTACAGGAACTCCCACTCCCGAAATTACTTCGGTATCCGTTATTCTTCTTGTTCTCGCTTCGGTAGTGGCATGGCTGCTTGTTCCGTTTCTTGTTTCACGGCAATACGCTTTCGGATATTATTTAGCGTGGACATTCTTCGCAGCAATGGGCATCACAGAACTTGCACATTTCATTTTCCCATTATTTACCAAAGAGCCGTATGGCTACTTTCCCGGAATGGCAAGCGTGTTTTTTCTTGCACCGGTTGCATGGTGGGGCATGTATCGGCTTTCACGAAAACACATGATTTAG
- a CDS encoding transglutaminase family protein, whose protein sequence is MNSYLKETKILDYSNASIQKLLEQREWINLDTVSKVKAIYNFVRDEIKFGYNISDDIPASEVLKDGYGQCNTKATLLMALLRATGVPNRIHGFTIDKALQKGAITGIWYKLSPQNILHSWVEILVNEQWYFLEGVILDKSYLTKLQEENSDCKTTFCGFGVYTENFENPPIEFNLNSTFIQDKGINQDFGVFDTPDEFYSKHQQKLNAAQKFIFRNIVRHKMNKNVERIRNGKANTNIKH, encoded by the coding sequence ATGAATAGTTATCTAAAAGAAACCAAAATCCTTGATTACTCAAATGCTTCAATCCAAAAACTATTGGAGCAACGAGAGTGGATAAATTTAGACACAGTATCCAAAGTAAAAGCCATATACAATTTTGTGAGAGATGAAATAAAATTTGGCTATAATATTTCAGATGATATACCTGCATCAGAAGTTCTGAAAGACGGTTACGGGCAATGCAATACAAAAGCCACGTTGCTAATGGCTTTGTTGCGGGCAACAGGAGTGCCTAATCGCATTCACGGTTTTACTATTGATAAAGCTCTGCAAAAAGGAGCAATTACAGGCATTTGGTATAAACTTTCGCCTCAAAATATTTTACATAGTTGGGTTGAGATATTGGTAAACGAACAATGGTATTTTTTAGAGGGTGTGATTTTAGATAAATCATACTTAACCAAATTACAGGAAGAAAATAGTGATTGTAAAACTACCTTTTGCGGTTTCGGAGTTTATACCGAGAATTTTGAAAATCCGCCAATAGAATTTAATCTAAACAGCACATTTATTCAAGACAAAGGCATCAATCAAGACTTTGGTGTGTTTGATACACCTGATGAATTTTACTCAAAACATCAGCAAAAACTAAACGCTGCACAAAAGTTCATTTTTAGGAATATCGTTAGACACAAAATGAATAAAAACGTGGAAAGAATTAGGAACGGAAAGGCGAACACGAATATTAAACATTAA